Below is a genomic region from Castanea sativa cultivar Marrone di Chiusa Pesio chromosome 2, ASM4071231v1.
aaaaaaaactacagatATATGGTTGGCAATTTACTAAGTTGCATGGATATTGCGTGCGAAAGATTTTGCTAGTGAAACATTAATTTCTTCTGGGTCCAacaatgtaaaatttttatttattattaataagagTGATATGGATTAGTGGCATTACTCGACTCTTTTATAAGAGGAATTTTAGGGAACATGAAAAATAGAGGAGGAAAAGGATAAGAGGAAATGTCATTTTCTCTTATTTGGGAAGGGAAGAAATTAGGAAAGAAAAATGGGTATGAAAGAGTGTTTCCCTCcatgctcacaaattttttctctccaaaataaaaagaaaacttgagggaagtaaaatatcaaaattaccgcaacttttcaatttttctaataagagcataataataattaattttatatccTTTCACCTTTACATCCTTTCCAAGAAACACACATGatgaaaaacataaacattttctatctttccaaccaaacaaaaacctTATTTTGATTAATTCCCCCTTTTCCATTCATTGTAAGCAACAACTAAAAATTTTGTGcataaaaattattcatatcatataaaaaaataaaaaaaaataaaagaagaagaaaaagaaagaagagcaCTGTTATTGTCACGAAAAAATGCACTATAAGTATATATTAGCGCAAAGAGTCGAAGCAATACCTAACCTAAAGGAGATGAATAACGGATAGAAGCCCTAAAAATCAGCTAGTGAaaaatgctataaaaaaaaaaatgatgaagaatGAAAAGCAATGAGGTTGATGTAACTTTACTTTCAGTTTTATGAAGTGTTAAAGTTCTATTAAAATCATGGATTGTAGATTTTGCATGCTTCTATCATATGTGTCCAAATAAAGAATGATGgcaaaaatgggcttttgcccattTCGCCCAAAAGATGCAACAAAATGCCTCTGTTCAGAAACTATCTAGCAAAATActcctattttgaaactcaattttctaaaaagcgagttttacattgaaacttgatttttaataaatcgagttataggcaatcaaacttaaaaaaaaaaaaaaaaaaaaaaattatgaaactcgagtttcatgtgaatttttccaaataactcaattttcatcaaatcgagttttatattgaaactcgatttttagaaaattaagtttcaaaacaGAGGCATTTTGCTAGATAGTTTTAGAATAAGGGCATTTTGCTACATCTTTTGGCCAAAGAATGATACATGTGTAAGTCTTGTAACAAGTGGTCTCAGAGTTTCTCTTATTGCTTCAGTCTTATTAGGTAGAGAgatgttttattaaaaacatagGTTTTAGATTGTGAATGCTCCTACCATATGTGTTCAAACAAAGAATTggttaataaatataaatatataagccTTGTTACACGCCTTCACAGCCCATACCTACTCTTCCTTGTATGCATCATTTTTCACATTTAATCATGATCTACACAGCTTATGGTCACGTACCTAACTAATGGTCCCTGGTACTAGTAAAGCAGTAGATCATATTAAACTAAAACAGCTTTTCACACTCCCTTAATAGCAGTGCATGGCTCTCTGATAAAGCTAAATAAAAGCTTTTTGGGGACACACTTTTGAATAGAGGAGACACAACACAATGAAAAGATTGGTGGGATAAGGATGACTTCCTGCATGGTCTTGGTATCTGCAGGGTGAGCTTACTTGGATCATGGTCCATTGGAAAGCTTGGACTTGACTCCAACACCAAGAGCTAGCTAGCTACTGGCTAGGATAGAATGAGTGAGCACATGTTCACCACCCAGGTCCCTTGTTCATACACTTGTTTGTGGACCCGAACAAGAGGtctttcaatttataaattcatGAGCCCCCCAAATGGACAGCTTTCCCCACCAAGATATGAGTATTTTACACGGATTCTGCATGTTCATGAACCCATTTTCACATGGTTTCTGATCCTCCATATCCAATAGtaaaccacaataaaataaagtgaCCTAAACACCCTAGCTGACTATATCACAATGAGGATTAATGACAAGGACAAAATGGGTAGCTGACAAAAAGGTCAATTAATCAAAGGTAAAGGAATCTCTGCCTTAAACTTCCAGGAGAGAAGCAAGTGGCTTATTTGGGAGTTTCCTCTTTGCTTCTTTCCCCCATCAACATGGCCATACCCTATAcgaaaattttcacaatttttaacatattttattGTGATTGGAATAATATTATGTTTAAAATTATCCACCGATGACACCACTTTCATTTATTATGTACTAATCATAACGTGTTATTTTAACCGCAGTTGTGAAAAGTTGTTGTGTCACTAAACTTACTGAATAAACAATGATTGATCAAAGAGCAAACCATCCATTGTAAATGGTAGTAATGACAGAATTGATAAATGAGATGGGGTAATAGAACAGTGAAATTAGGCTGTCCAAACAAAGAGCAATAAGTTCAGTACTAATAAGCTGGGCCATTATAGTGTTGAATGCAGTTTCTCGAATATAGACAGAGTGAGATCTAACAGTACCAATTTTTGCTTTCTCATATGTATGTTGTTGCAGTGTGATACAATTGCAGCTTAGAAAAGAATTGACGATAATGGGGAAGACGAGCAAATGGCTTAGAAGCTTGTTGACAGGGAAGAAAGACAAGGAAAAGTGTGCTCCAAGTAATCAAATTTCTTGCATTGCCATTGAGAATAATCCAACAACTCCAATTTCGAGTCTACAGACGACcccaaaagagaaaaggagATGGAGTTTTCGAAGATCATCAGCCACTGCAGCATCAGCAGCTCCAAAGGACTCGATTTCTACAGAACAGATTGCCACCACGCCACAAGCGGCACAGAATGCATTGGACGTTGAGAATGAGCAGAAAAAGCATGCCTTGGCAATGGCAGCAGCCACGGCTGCAGCCGCTGATGCAGCCGTTGCTGCTGCACAGGCTGCAGCTGCAGTGATCCGACTCACAGCAGTTGCCAATGAAAGAGTAACCGCAGTTGAAGAAGCTTCTGCAATAAAAATTCAATCCGTTTTTCGTTCTTATTTGGTAAGAAACTCTATCAGTAGTTACGTATAACAGTGAATATCTCTGTTTTAAACTCAGAGAAGTTGTCAAGAGCTTTATAACTCGGTGGTATTACCTAGTTTCcttaacaattgaattatataaCAAATACCACAGATAATGACACAGATGTTGGAAAGATGAAAATGCTAATTGTGAGCTATTTCAATGGTGTTGTTACAGGCAAGGAAAGCACTGTCTGCATTAAAAGGATTAGTGAAGCTTCAGGCACTGGTGAGAGGTCACCTGGTGAGGAAACAAGCCACAGCTACACTAAAGTGCATGCAGGCATTGGTGACGGTACAGGCTAGAGCTCGGGCACAGAGGATCCGGATGGCTGAATTAGAAGCAAATCCTGTTAACCAGAGGCAATCTACTCACAGAAAATCAACACAGGACAATCGGTTCAGTCACACCTATCATGttagttatttcattaatttcccTATTTGAGATCTTTACTATGAAAGAGAAATTACTTGCAATGCCATCTTTCAGAAATGGTTCATTCTATATATTTCCAAAATTGggaatatatttattatttgattgtaGCCCTTAATATATGTTCAACAATAATGATGCTTGAAACTTGCCAATTTAGtttgaaatttcatttattCTCTATGGGTTTCTCTTAGCACTAGAAAAACATTCCTTTCTTTGTTAATTTTACTTCTTTGCctgattctccaaaaaaaaaaacaaggaaggAACACTATTGATCATGCAATTTGGTAAAGAAGTAACACAACTGATGAAAATTGATATGCACTTTGGTTTTTGTGCATCCAGGAGACGGATAAAGGAATGGAGGAGAATATTAAGATTGTGGAGATGGATCTTGGTGAATCAAAAGGAAGTTTAAAGAGCAGAAATAGCTGTTCTTCTAACCATACACAAAATGAAAGAGAGGAGCAGAGAATATCCACTTATTATGCAGCACAATGTGCATACTCAAAGCAAGACAACTACCAGGCCTCTCCAGTTCCATCAGCTCTGACTGAATTGAGCCCAAGAGCCTGCAGTGGCCATTTTGAGGACTATTCCTTCACCACAGCACAAAGCAGTCCTCAGTACTACTCTGCTGTGTCCAAACCTGATCCAACAAGAATTCCTTTTGCATTTCCCAGGCCAGATTATGCAGAAACTATGTCCTATGACTATCCATTATTCCCAAATTACATGGCTAATACAGAATCCTCAAGGGCTAAAGCCCGTTCACAGAGTGCACCAAAGCAAAGGCCACCAGACTCAATTGAGAGGCAACCTAGTCGGCGTAGAGTATCAATGGAAGGAAGGAATGTCCCAAGGGCAGTGCGGATGCAGCGCTCTTCTTCACATGTGGGTTCAACTGCTCAAAACTACCAATATCCATGGTCAATCAAGCTTGACAAATCCACAGTTTCACTCAAAGACAGTGAGTGTGGATCCACCAGTACAGTgctcacaaacacaaactacTGCAGATCTCTTGCTGCATATGATGTGAGTGTAatttgttagaataatggttaaattattatcttcatcattttcaattagcttaaacttttgggagaattggtaatttattaTGGTATTAGAGTCAGTGGTCATAACTCATAAATTGAAACCATGTCTACACTCTAATTCCCattgaaaatttaaacatgTATCATTTCCTAAcagtttaaacttttgagaaAATCGGTAACTTATCATAATTCATCCAGAAAAAAGGGAAACAAGTTAAAGAACACTTGAAGAGGAAAACATAGAAATTCTCTAAAAGAAGACAATTTGCTTGATGGTAGCTAATCTTAATCAACACCTGATCAAGTTGTATCGTCTTTTTGTTGTGACTGCAGCCTCATGGAAATAGGTATTAACAATGCATCTTTCACCACAATAATGACTGAAACTTGTATATGGTCCAACCAGAAGAAACATGCAGATACTAAGCAGATAATGAAAGCATCAGCAAGGAATGACCAAATATGGTGAAATGTTTGATATAGAAGCTGCTAAGTTTTCTGACTTATTTTCCCCCTTAATTTCTGGATTTCAGTGTTATTGCAAGGTAGTGCCATATTGTAAGTCAATTTTATGTAGAGTCAATATCTTTTTCCCACTTGGTGTTTCTTCATATTTTGGCTGAATGTGTTCCTGAGTTGAAAAATGTAAAGTTAAGGTTAACTTCAGTCTTCATGAGACATGATTTATTTACTTTCTGATTTGTCTATAAAATTTATGAAGTGTGATTTTCCAGTCATATAGTAACAAGCttttgtttgcatttttttcttagtatgcatATATTGAGTAAGATCTACATAGTTTGCAATACTGATTCACACATCTCCCTGCTAATGTTCTACTGCAAGGTCCTTTGTATTACCCCTTCCATAGTCATAAGGTTATCTAGAGTACTGATCATGAATAAGATCTCCATTATGCTCAGGCCTAGATCCTCGACATCTACTATCCTATCAGATAGCCGTGCTTGGCAACAAATAAACCTCATAATACAGAAACCAAGTTCCTTATGTTGTCCTGCAACATTGAGGGTTTTTTTAGTCATCTGTAGCTTGATACTCCCATTCTGAGATGTAAGTACTTGTTCTTGTAGGATGGTCCAGTTGAAGTGACTGAACAAACTCAAAAGGTTTTGGTTGTATACGTTATATGCGTCAGTCCTATCCATATTCTCACCTCCAAAGCCATGGTTTTAGAAATTACATCATGAGAAGAATATAACACTAGTTACTTTAGTAGTAACTACTAACTTATAAGAACCTATGTATACCTTATTTGTGGACTATGCTTTAAGGTACAGAGTGCATGTCATCTGAGAAGAATAACATATGGGAAAGTAGATTAGTGAATGAGAATTTGGAGTCCAAATATCATGACTCTCAATTGAGGCCATTAAGCACCCCACTCCTGTGAGTCACTAGAACAGGCATCCTTCATGGATGATAGAAATGATGCTATAAGTATATCTCTTCTAAATCTTGACTTTAAATGATTCGTaactcaaaaatatatataatcatgtCAAAAAAGAAGGAGCGAATTACATCAGCAACTGAAGATTTAAGGTCAAGAATCTCATTGGAGGCATATCTATGTTTCAAATAATTACTTTCAGTCTCTTATAATGTGGCCAAACTAAAAACTGATATGTCATCACTCCGTTAGACACATTTAAAAATAgtcactataaatttaatagaGACTAAAATTGTTTGTGAGctaaagtttagggaccaatGTGTAATTTtgactataaattttattcaactattcATGCAGCAAGGTATAGACAAAGATATTCATTAAAGTTTCAAATTATATAAACATGGtagaaaaaatcacaaaattgagAGTCAAAAGAATTTACAAACAAAGATGGGATAAGTGACAACATTGTGAGTTCAAAGATGGATTTAGTGAATCACTACATTATAGCTATTGATTGATCCCATTGCAATCTCAATGTTAACGTACACTCCATTTGTTACAACAAATTTGTTAAGTGTAGGAATTGAAACAAAATCTTTACTATCCAATTTCCTAGTGTAGAAGCCTATCCGAGTTCTAAGAGCCCATTCAAATCAGCCTACTAGCATTATGGCTTTCAGTAACGGGCTTTTAGAAGCCCATGTTAGAATTTAAAACCAGTTTTTTTATTGGACCATACAGTActcctccaaaaaataaaatgagtttTCAGCTGCAAGCTGTAATTGGGCCTAAACAGATGAAATTTTTAGATCACGGTCTAATTTTCTTCTATGCTTGGCCCAAAAGGCCTATAGATGCACAGATGAATGAAAAATCGAAGTGGTTGAAGAACTAAAGGCAAACTATCTTTGACAAAATCCCAACTCAGTAGGACCCTATGGAGATTGGTCCGATTGGAGATAGTAGATTTGGTTCTATTCAACAAAACAACACATGGGCCATACCCATACAGATGCAGTGCCACTGACTAATTGGATTTACATTCAATCCTCACCCTAGTGACTAGTCCTACTCAAACTTACTTTCTTGTTGATATTGTCGGAGTTTCAAATGTAGCCCAAAATCATTATTTTGATTCCTATGGCTATGATAGCTTATGGGTCgtattctttttgcttttcctTGTCAATCTATTTAACAAAACCGAGacaaataataatagtaataataataataataaaatatatgtgACTTAATTGAGAATTCTATTGTCTATTTAAActcttaattaaaatttgtcacattacatttttattaaatcatagAATAGATAGTTccatatataaatacaattataataaatactaatTACCATAATTACATATTGAATAGTTCCATATACAAACACagtaataataaaagtttattaatAACTGTCATGattatcaaatttatatttatacaaaaaataaaaataaaagagagtaatttttattagataaaatcatattttattaaattttttcattcattgcATGAATTACTAACTAATTTATAAAAGTTCACAAGAAAATGGCTAACCTGTTTTTACTACCAAACATTGATACCATTTCACTCTCATACAATTCTCGTGttgcaaaatttatatatgcaatttttttaatgaactttttatcactttataaaagtgatcatttttttttcatacaatgAAGTGGTGTTTAACATTTGACTAGACTATTTCACTTCCTACCGATGAGACATCCTAGAAAACTCATGGACAAATATTACAGTGGATTGAATGTGGGACATCCAGATTTATGTCACACTCAAGCTAATAAACCCACCACTAGTACCACCACGAAGGATGTGATAGGTTATGATTGATCGATGTAAAAGTGAGGatagcagttttttttttttaatattatcatCAATTATAAATTACCACATTTACCAAttgtgaaaaacaaaaattgtaaaatattttatgtcaCAACGTTACTCTTGTTAGAAAATATCATGCATGACTTAAAACTCTACCCTTTTTCTTTAGGAAGTTGATATTTTGTGTCGTTGTATATAACATTCCTCACATAAGGATTAGTCTCCCACAACTACAAATGTAAGACTCATCCCATATGAACGGAATATATGAATTCACACAATGTGAATGGAATATATGTAACTCttatccaaaataataaatcttttCCAGGGGGGCTATTGGGAGTGACAATTTTAGTCGTAAAAGATATTTTTGGTATGACCCCTTGCCTCTTATTATATACTTGCCTATGATATATATGTGGTGTCTCCTATTATGTATAGAAGAGTGCATATTTACCAGCCGAGTGAGCCTTCTACCTCTCTGTACGTAGTTGCTTTCCCATATATTCTGtcttatttatgtttttatcaTTAGTATTTAATTAGTTTGTTTTCTTTGATTGGATCAAATCATTTATGTCGGTTAGTCTGTATGGGTAGAATGTTCATTCCCTAACATTTTCCTTGATTTGAAATCTTAAAATCAAGATCATCTTGAAAGCATCGACCATTATTTCTCGAATAACCAtttgtttcaaactttcaattcATCACCATGTCCTTTAGCCTAATACATAAGTCTTGCTAAGAAACAAAATGTGGCAGAGAAACACAACGCAGTGGGTAGAGGCAGAAAAATTGGACTTCGAAGTTCAAATTGACCCACTTATCTAATGACAGAGCTAGAAATTTATCTTTGCGGCGCCAGACTAAAACTATAAtgattaacttttttctttttcttttttacgtactatatattatgttatatatagTAGTATAAAAGATTATAAACTGAAAtcatgatttttctttaaaaaaaatcatgatacaaatgaaatattttataaaccgttagatgaagaaacaaaaaatacaaaaactaaataaccccttgttaaaattgtaatataaGTTCTTTTAAATAACTAAAACAATCAGGTATCAAATCCAAATTGAAATTCCCAGTAATTTCcccttgggaaaaaaaaaaaaaaaactacatccTTGAAGATTAGAAAAGATGCTCTTTGGGAAAGAAGGTTCAACATTAAAATCCAAGGTCTATTGCTTTCTAAATTGTtgacatattttcttttttctttttcttttttaaatgtattaacAGTTCTCATCAACTTGGCCTTATCcaaattttaaatcttaaattataataaggattaatcattattaaaaaaaaaatcgtagttcatagtaacacaaacactagttttttgataaacacacaACACTAGTTAGATTTAATaagattagattttaaaaatcaagaatCTAGTATAAATATATTGAAGCAATAACATTATTTTGAACAGAATCAAATATGAATGAGGACTAAGATTTCTTTTCCTTAAACAAAAGATATCAATTAAAATCCCAGTAATAAGAAGGTCAAAAGATTggcaaaaagaaataaagtaaTTCTAGAA
It encodes:
- the LOC142623954 gene encoding protein IQ-DOMAIN 19 codes for the protein MGKTSKWLRSLLTGKKDKEKCAPSNQISCIAIENNPTTPISSLQTTPKEKRRWSFRRSSATAASAAPKDSISTEQIATTPQAAQNALDVENEQKKHALAMAAATAAAADAAVAAAQAAAAVIRLTAVANERVTAVEEASAIKIQSVFRSYLARKALSALKGLVKLQALVRGHLVRKQATATLKCMQALVTVQARARAQRIRMAELEANPVNQRQSTHRKSTQDNRFSHTYHETDKGMEENIKIVEMDLGESKGSLKSRNSCSSNHTQNEREEQRISTYYAAQCAYSKQDNYQASPVPSALTELSPRACSGHFEDYSFTTAQSSPQYYSAVSKPDPTRIPFAFPRPDYAETMSYDYPLFPNYMANTESSRAKARSQSAPKQRPPDSIERQPSRRRVSMEGRNVPRAVRMQRSSSHVGSTAQNYQYPWSIKLDKSTVSLKDSECGSTSTVLTNTNYCRSLAAYDPHGNRY